From Phaeodactylum tricornutum CCAP 1055/1 chromosome 11, complete sequence, one genomic window encodes:
- a CDS encoding predicted protein, which produces MSRSLRHRPVTHEHEEEQEVSPKLRRYSTGSSMAYSRRPVIAYARGITGGTNAATRPRANGNLSVYRNKIGLVLLATVAYTAFLYRSGGARSFLGNATLGMAAMSKAGRRLQVSTWNIAAINNNPFEYWITYNKEYEDLMVKVESFLDSPGDKDVAVPKVFSQSMFDQLDARMTSVGWQSVKPYWENDFSKRTIVEGFMKDGLLGLKRLASMPDRMTNTINTEDGNMVFRPTIINMYEDDLSSQEIWWEKWSSFMFDTKLKIKGKGDVVQEQMPYQMLQKIKRSKYKAVTEEEEKDSLPLQTMCGAIFDAILVHMMNTVSTPDTWQPLKRTMVQALNKQKVPNTLKIMEKHYMDSDIITLQEVSASLIDQARKSAIGKKFHIIAPANLDAVRDQNSVVCLKRSTFPDGAIEEITAKVEAAFPKDEDIPVSNGDILAVTTKSIDNVPFVVASFHGDTNGLATKPVVDAILKAMGADSKLVSHRLVFGLDANTYEKAIPDSQQDVLDFGKSYVKHGLTSCWGDVPDPKNYTTFNARTFLQPQLNKACRRDEKRSNGDVNPKDFI; this is translated from the exons ATGTCCCGAAGCCTTCGTCACCGACCCGTTACTCACGAACACGAGGAAGAGCAAGAAGTCTCCCCGAAACTCCGCCGCTACAGTACGGGTTCGTCCATGGCCTACAGTCGCCGTCCGGTCATCGCCTACGCGCGTGGAATAACGGGGGGTACCAACGCGGCGACCCGACCGCGAGCCAACGGCAATCTCTCGGTCTACCGCAACAAAATCGGGCTCGTACTACTAGCCACCGTGGCTTACACGGCTTTCCTGTACCGATCGG GTGGGGCACGCAGCTTTCTCGGCAACGCGACGTTGGGTATGGCGGCCATGTCGAAGGCTGGGCGTCGCCTGCAGGTATCTACTTGGAATATTGCGGCTATCAACAACAATCCCTTCGAGTACTGGATTACCTACAACAAGGAATACGAGGATCTCATGGTCAAGGTGGAGTCATTCTTGGATTCTCCGGGTGACAAAGATGTGGCCGTTCCAAAAGTCTTTTCACAGAGCATGTTTGATCAGTTGGATGCACGCATGACTAGCGTAGGTTGGCAATCCGTCAAGCCATACTGGGAGAATGATTTTTCCAAGCGCACGATCGTCGAAGGTTTCATGAAAGACGGTTTGCTAGGACTCAAACGTCTGGCATCGATGCCAGATCGAATGACGAATACCATAAATACGGAAGATGGCAACATGGTGTTCCGTCCAACGATTATCAACATGTACGAAGACGATCTAAGTTCTCAGGAAATTTGGTGGGAGAAGTGGAGTTCGTTCATGTTCGATACTAAATTGAAGATTAAAGGCAAGGGTGATGTAGTACAAGAACAGATGCCTTACCAAATGCTTCAAAAGATCAAACGCTCCAAGTACAAAGCCGTTActgaggaagaagagaaagactCTCTTCCTTTGCAAACAATGTGTGGAGCCATTTTTGACGCAATTCTCGTTCACATGATGAATACTGTTTCGACTCCGGATACGTGGCAACCTTTAAAGCGAACCATGGTTCAAGCGCTTAACAAGCAAAAGGTCCCAAATACACTCAAGATCATGGAAAAACACTACATGGACTCCGATATAATTACTCTGCAAGAAGTCTCCGCTAGTTTAATTGATCAAGCGCGAAAGTCGGCAATCGGGAAGAAGTTCCATATCATCGCGCCCGCAAATCTGGACGCTGTGCGAGATCAAAACTCCGTTGTTTGTTTAAAGCGCTCAACGTTTCCGGATGGAGCAATCGAAGAGATCACAGCAAAAGTGGAAGCGGCATTTCCTAAGGATGAGGACATACCGGTATCCAACGGAGACATTCTCGCTGTCACGACCAAAAGTATTGACAACGTGCCGTTTGTGGTTGCCTCATTTCACGGAGACACAAACGGTCTCGCTACCAAGCCCGTGGTGGACGCTATCCTGAAAGCAATGGGTGCGGACTCAAAACTCGTCTCACATCGTCTAGTTTTTGGTCTAGATGCCAATACTTACGAAAAAGCGATTCCTGATAGTCAGCAAGATGTCTTGGATTTTGGGAAGTCGTACGTCAAGCATGGCCTGACTTCGTGCTGGGGTGACGTGCCTGATCCGAAAAACTATACTACTTTTAACGCCCGCACCTTTCTACAACCTCAGCTTAACAAAGC